CCCTCGCTCTGCTCGATCCAGAGCCCCAGGATGTCCTTCTGCCCGTCGCGGCCGATCCCCAGGGCGAGATAGACCGCCTTGTTCTTCACGATTCCCTCGTCGCGGATCCGGACGCGCAACGCGTCGAAGATGATCACCGGGTAGATCGGATCGAGCGGCCGGCTCTGCCAGTCGCGCACTTCCGCAAGCACTTCGTCGGTCACGCTCGAGATCAGGTCCGGCGAGACCTCGATCCCGTACAGCTCGCGCAGGTGGCCCTGGATTTCGCGCACCGTCATGCCGCGCGCGTACATCGAGATCACCTTCTCGTCGAAGCCTTCGATCCGCCGCTCGCCCTTCTTCACGAGCTGCGGCTCGAAGGTGCCCTCGCGATCCCGGGGCACCTCGATCGAGAGGGGACCCTCCTCGGTCAGCACGGTCTTCGCGCTCGCACCGTTTCTGTAATTGCTCTGCCCCTCGGGCTTCGCGTCCCCGCGGGCGTAGCCCAGGTGCACCGACAGCTCGGCGCCCAGCGCCCGCTCGATCAGCGCCTTCTTCAGCGATTGAAACATCGACTCGAACTGAGCCGGTTCCTTCGCATCCTTCAAGAGCTCATCCAAAAACTTCGGGTCGATCGATCCGTTCTGCTCGGTCATCAAAGCCTCCTTCGGCTAGCGTATGACCTCGCACACAAAAGAGCGGATAGGTCCGGCAAAGTCACGATGGACTCCAGCGCTGAGTCTGGATACCGAGATCCGCTTCCACCTGACGCCGAAGGTGCATCAGTTCGTGGCGGGATTGCTCGACGGACAATCGTCCGGAGGTCTCTCCGTACTGGCGGATGAACTGCATGCGGGTGGACATCGTTTCCTGCTCACGCGCAGCCTCGACAAGGCGCGCGAGTATCTGCGCGAACGCTACTCCGATGCTCGATTTGCGCGCTTCGGACTCGTGGCGTCCTCCAAGGACAAATGGCTGCCCCACTTCGGAGTGGACAACACGTTCCAGACCACGAAGAAGCTGAAGGTAGGGCCTTGGTACAACGCACCGCCCACCGATTCGCAGTCATGCTGCCAGCTCGAGACAGTCGCGACCGAGTTCTCGTCGCAGGGACTCGAGCTCGACTGTGCGCTGCTCGCTTGGGGATCGGACCTGCTTTGGGCGGGCGATGACTGGTCGATCGAGTTCGCGGGCAAGAACAAGCCGCCGCTCAAGGATCCGCTGACGGTCAGGAGGAACGTCTACCGAGTGCTGCTGACGCGGGGGCGCGATGGAACGGTGGTATTCGTACCGAACGATCCTCGGATGGATGCGACGTACGGCAGGCTGCTGGCGTGCGGGTTGAGAGGGCTCTAGGCGATGCGCCCCGTTCAGATCCCCGCGCCTTGCTCGAACGCGGTGTCGGCCACCGGGTTGGTGGCGGAGGTCCGGTAGACGCGGCCGGTGGCGATGCCGATCGCGAGCACTGCGAGCGCGAAGACGAGCTGCGGAACCGACGCGGGGAGCGCGGAGCGGGCGGTCGCGATCCAGGTGTCGACTTCGCGAACCAGGATGAGCGTCGCCATCGCGAGAACGAAGCCCGCGAAGGCGCGGCGCAGCGCGGCGGGATTCACGCGGTGCGCGAGGTAGGTGCCGACGAACGAGCCCGCGATCGCGCACGCGCCGACGGCCGCGACGAGCGGGTAGTCGAGCCGCACGTGGCCCGCGTAACCGGAGAAGCCGGCGAGCGTGTTCAGGACGATCACGACGAGCGAGGTTCCCACCGCGGCCGGAAGCGGTAGCCCCGCCCAGAGCGCGAGCGCGGGAACGATCAGGAAGCCTCCACCCGCGCCAACGAGCCCGGTGAACAGGCCGACGCCGAAGCCCTGCGCGAGGAGGGGCGCGAGCGAGCGCTGGCCGAGCACCGCGGCCTTCGGCACGCGCCGGCCGCGCCACATCGCGAGAGCCGTGATGATCATCATCGCCGCGAAGAGCACGAGCAGAAGCGTCCCGTCGAGGTACGCGCTCGCGCGCCCGCCCAGGTGGGCGCCCGCCATTCCGGCCGCGCCGAACGTGAGCGCGGTGCGCAGCTCGACGTTGCCGAGTCGCCAGTGCTGGATCGCGCCCGAGACGCTCGCCGCGGCGACGATCAGAAGCGAGCTGGCGATCGCCTGCTTCGGATCGAGCGCGAACACGTAGACGAGCAGCGGCACGGTGAGGATCGATCCGCCGCCGCCGAAGAAGCCGAGCGCGACGCCGATCAGAACGCTTAGCGCGATGCCGAGCGCCGCCATCGCTGCCGCCGCTCAGAGCGCCGCGAGCCAGCGCCGGAACGACGCGAGGGCGATCTCGAGGTCGGGCGGCGCGCCCTTCTCGGCGAACGAGCTCTCGACCGAGTCGAGCAGGCGCGCGAGCGAGGCGCGCGTCGGTCCACCCGCGGACGCGCCAAACGCTTCGAGCTGGCCGCGAAGGGATTCGCGCACCGCGTCCGGCGGCTGCGCGCTGACCTGTGCGACCCAGCGCGCGACGTGCTCTAGGAGCTCCGCCAGCGTCGCCGGCGCCTCGTGCTCCACCGGCAGATTGGCGCGATTCCACGCGATCATGCCGCCGGTGAGGTTGACCACGGACGTGACGCCGAGCGCCGCGAGCTGCTCGCACGCCTTGCCCGAACGCGCCCCCGAGCGGCAGATCAAGAGCAGCGGTCGGTCGCGCGGCAGCTCGCCCGCTCGCGACTCGAGCTCTGGCAGCGGTACGAGCTTCGCCTTCGCGACGCGGCCGAGCGGGCCGCGGAACTCGAAGTCGGCCCGTACGTCGATCGCGTGGAACTCGTCGCGCCGACGCGCCGCTTCAGCGGCGGAGATCTCCTGGATCGCCATGGTCGTCGTCCTCCCGGTGTTCGAGTCTACCGCGGGGGCTTCGGCGCGGTGGGCGAGTCCCAGCGTTCGAGCTGACCGCGCACGCCGCCGCAGTCGATGGGAAGCGATCGCACTAGGCGCAGTCTCAGAGACTCGGCGATCGGCGCCGTCCGGCGCGGCGCGGGCGTGATCCAGACCAGGCGTCCGCCCGGCGCGAGCTGGCGGGCCAGGTTCGGCAGCGCCTCGGCCAGCAATGCGGGCGCATCGAGCCGTACGCGGCTGCCGAGCGGAGGGTTCGTGATGACGAGATCCACCGCCCCGGCCGCATGACTTCGCGCGTCGGCGAGAGTGAGATCCGCCGCGACGCCGGCCGAATCCAGGTTTCTGCGCGCCGCCGCGAGCGCGCCCGCGTCGACGTCGCTGCCGAGAAGCAATCGACACGGCCCCCGGCGCGCACGCTCGATCAGCTCCGCGCCGGAGCCACAGAACGGATCCCAGACGCGATCCCCGGGTCGGACTTCGGCGACCCACGCCAGCGCCGCCGCGACCGTCGGGTGCGAAGCCGCGGGAACGTCGGCCACGCGCCAGGCGAAGCGCGGATCCTCGATCTTCCGGCCGACCAGCTGCAGCGCCGTGGCCTCGTCGTCGACGAGCAGCTCCCAGGTCGTCGCGGTCGGATCGTTCTCCAGCTCGGGCGCCACGGCGGCGACGTCGCGCGCGACCCGCCACACGACCGCGCGCTTGTGCCCGCGCGCGAAGCCGAGCCGCCAGCGGATCGGCCCGCGCGTCCACGCGGCGAGAAGCTCGTGCGTCCCGCCGGCGGTGATCGCGCTCGTGATCGACGCCGCGAACGAGTCGGGATCCGCGCCGCTCGGCGGCGGCAGCGGAATCTGGATCGCAGCACTCGCCCACAATCGCGATGCGAAGAGCGCAGACCACGGATCCGCGAGCCGGATCTCGACGTGTGCAGCGTCGACGGACCGCGGCGTCATGCCGATCGACGCCAGCTCCTCGGCGAGCAACGGCGCGAGCCCCGGCCGGCACGAGAGCCGAACCACGAGCGGCGCCGGTGGCGCGACGTCGGTCGCGATCGCCGACGCTTCATCGCGTCTCGCCGATCGCTCCGCCATCCGCAGCGCTCGATCGAGTCTGCGCGCCAGCTCGACGTCGTCGCCCGGCGCGAGCGACTTCAACCGCGCAACCGCATCTTCGCCGCCGACCTTGCCGAGCGCCTCCGCGAGCGCTCGCCGCTCGTCCGGCGTGACGTCGCTCGCGTCCCAGCGCGCGATCAACGCAGCCGAGGCCGCGTCGCCGCCGAGCTTGCCGAGCGCGATCGCAGCGGCGCGCCGAACGCGTGCGGCGGAATCCTTCGCTCGGGCGATCAGCAGCGCCGCGGCCTCGGCATCGCCAGCGCGCGCGAGCAGCCCCAGCACAGCGACCAGCCGCGCCCTCGCGCCCTCGTCGACGGTCTCGAGCCGCTCGGCGATCGCAGCGCGGCCCCCGTCGCGCAAGCTCGCGAGAGCTCGGGCCGCTCGAGTCGCGGCGGGATCTACGCCCGCGACGACGAGCTCGAGCAGGCCCGGCGCGTCGCGCTGTCCCGGCGTGAAGCTCCGCTTGCCGAGCTCGCTCGCGAGATCGAAGGTGGGAGACCGAGCCACGGGCGGGCAGCGTAGCCGGCGAGCGGAGCGCGTGCGAGGCTGCGCGCGCCGAGCTAGCGCCGCAATTGCAGGGCCTGCGCCAGAACGAGCGCGCAGAGCAGGATGCCGCCGAGCAGGGCGGTCCAGGCCCCTGGAATCGCGGGGATCTGTGGCGGGGCGCCACCGGCCTCGGACGCTCCGTCGATGTCGGCGCAGTCCGTGTCGAGCGGAAAATCGACGAGCGTGTCGCCGTCGTTGTCCACTCCGTCGTCGCAGACGTGCCCGCTCTCGCGCTCGGACTCGTCGGCCGCGCTCGTGCAGCCGTGATCGTCAGGGAAGTCGGCGAGGGAATCTCCGTCGTCGTCCACGCCGTCGTTGCAGGCGACCGATGGGTTCTCCTCGGAGTCGTCGGTCGAGCTCGCGCAGCCGGGGTCCGCGGGAAAGTCGGTCTGGCCGTCGCCGTCGTTGTCGACGCCGTCGTCGCAGACGAGCGTGGCTTCCTGCTCGGAGGCATCCGAGCTGATCGCGCACCCCGGGTCCGAGGGGAAGTCGATCGCCCCGTCGCCGTCGTTGTCGAGGCCGTCGTCACAGATCCGTGTCGGCTCGCGCTCGGAATCGTCGGCCGCGCTCGTGCAGCCGGCGTCGAGCGGGAAGTCCGCGATTCCGTCCGCGTCGTTGTCTGCGCCATCGTCGCAGGCGCGCGACGCGTCCCGCTCCGAGTCGTCCACGCCGGAGCTGCAGCCGAGGTCGAACGGGTAGTCCGCGACGCCGTCGCCGTCGTTGTCGAGATCGTCGTCGCAGATCCGCGTCGCATCCCGTTCCGACGCGTCCAGCGCGCTGGTGCAGCCGGCGTCGGACGGGAAGTCGGCCAGGGCATCGGCGTCGTTGTCCGCGCCGTCGTCGCAAACCAGCCCGGCTTCCCGCTCGGAGGCGTCGTTCGCGCTCGTGCAGCCCGGATCGGCCGGGAAGTCGGCCGCGCCGTCCGCGTCGTCGTCGAGCCCGTTGCTGCAGATCGTCGGGACCGGAGGGTCGAGGACGAAGCTGTCGAGATAGACCCGCGCGACCGTGCTGCCGATGTAGACGCCGGTGACGTTCTGGAACTGCGTGAACGTGAGCGTCCGATACGGGCTCGTGCCTGCGGGCACGTTCGGATTGTTGGGAGCCACGGAGCCGTCGTCGATCGGGAACTTCGCAAACTGCGCTTCGAAGGCGGAGAACGGCGTGAGCGTGGGAACCAGATCGGGAGTGATCAGCAGCTGCCCGTCGGTCGTGGCGTACGACCAGGGCAGCCCGTTCGGAAACGACTCCTCCCAGACGCGCTCCCCGAGGCGGTAGCGCAGCGACGAGAGCTTGAACGGACGGTTGTCCTCGAACCGGATGTGGATGCCTTGAAAGTCGGCATTCCAGGCGTGCGTGAA
This DNA window, taken from Deltaproteobacteria bacterium, encodes the following:
- a CDS encoding IS256 family transposase, with the protein product MTEQNGSIDPKFLDELLKDAKEPAQFESMFQSLKKALIERALGAELSVHLGYARGDAKPEGQSNYRNGASAKTVLTEEGPLSIEVPRDREGTFEPQLVKKGERRIEGFDEKVISMYARGMTVREIQGHLRELYGIEVSPDLISSVTDEVLAEVRDWQSRPLDPIYPVIIFDALRVRIRDEGIVKNKAVYLALGIGRDGQKDILGLWIEQSEGAKFWLKVMTELRNRGVQDVLVTLVDGLKGFPEAIATAFPQAQVQTCIVHLMRHSLDYVTWKDRKLVAAEIKAIYRAETAELTLERLVEFEQGLWGKKYPVISASWRRHWERVTPFFAYPAEVRRVLYTTNAIESLNMRLRKIIKNRGHFPSDEAATKLMYLALRNIMGTWIKPTREWKAALAQFAILFPERLAAVA
- a CDS encoding DUF2075 domain-containing protein — encoded protein: MTSHTKERIGPAKSRWTPALSLDTEIRFHLTPKVHQFVAGLLDGQSSGGLSVLADELHAGGHRFLLTRSLDKAREYLRERYSDARFARFGLVASSKDKWLPHFGVDNTFQTTKKLKVGPWYNAPPTDSQSCCQLETVATEFSSQGLELDCALLAWGSDLLWAGDDWSIEFAGKNKPPLKDPLTVRRNVYRVLLTRGRDGTVVFVPNDPRMDATYGRLLACGLRGL
- a CDS encoding sulfite exporter TauE/SafE family protein encodes the protein MAALGIALSVLIGVALGFFGGGGSILTVPLLVYVFALDPKQAIASSLLIVAAASVSGAIQHWRLGNVELRTALTFGAAGMAGAHLGGRASAYLDGTLLLVLFAAMMIITALAMWRGRRVPKAAVLGQRSLAPLLAQGFGVGLFTGLVGAGGGFLIVPALALWAGLPLPAAVGTSLVVIVLNTLAGFSGYAGHVRLDYPLVAAVGACAIAGSFVGTYLAHRVNPAALRRAFAGFVLAMATLILVREVDTWIATARSALPASVPQLVFALAVLAIGIATGRVYRTSATNPVADTAFEQGAGI
- a CDS encoding rhodanese-like domain-containing protein; protein product: MAIQEISAAEAARRRDEFHAIDVRADFEFRGPLGRVAKAKLVPLPELESRAGELPRDRPLLLICRSGARSGKACEQLAALGVTSVVNLTGGMIAWNRANLPVEHEAPATLAELLEHVARWVAQVSAQPPDAVRESLRGQLEAFGASAGGPTRASLARLLDSVESSFAEKGAPPDLEIALASFRRWLAAL
- a CDS encoding methyltransferase is translated as MARSPTFDLASELGKRSFTPGQRDAPGLLELVVAGVDPAATRAARALASLRDGGRAAIAERLETVDEGARARLVAVLGLLARAGDAEAAALLIARAKDSAARVRRAAAIALGKLGGDAASAALIARWDASDVTPDERRALAEALGKVGGEDAVARLKSLAPGDDVELARRLDRALRMAERSARRDEASAIATDVAPPAPLVVRLSCRPGLAPLLAEELASIGMTPRSVDAAHVEIRLADPWSALFASRLWASAAIQIPLPPPSGADPDSFAASITSAITAGGTHELLAAWTRGPIRWRLGFARGHKRAVVWRVARDVAAVAPELENDPTATTWELLVDDEATALQLVGRKIEDPRFAWRVADVPAASHPTVAAALAWVAEVRPGDRVWDPFCGSGAELIERARRGPCRLLLGSDVDAGALAAARRNLDSAGVAADLTLADARSHAAGAVDLVITNPPLGSRVRLDAPALLAEALPNLARQLAPGGRLVWITPAPRRTAPIAESLRLRLVRSLPIDCGGVRGQLERWDSPTAPKPPR